Proteins co-encoded in one Papaver somniferum cultivar HN1 chromosome 5, ASM357369v1, whole genome shotgun sequence genomic window:
- the LOC113278226 gene encoding uncharacterized protein LOC113278226: MLYLVNIKELNYYPISILQGNCNLRNLNIEECSKFQGFRAGKDQENENEEVTLLSAQLLSGCSLDELVLADCPVLKFLPDLQGWTSLRKLVIQNCPRVKEYLTYDLKTLSFLRLLDVDFIERDEEPFNIYNSMELAMSQFLRQRRKDKLSS; the protein is encoded by the exons ATGCTTTATTTAGTAAATATTAAGGAGCTCAACTACTATCCTATAAGCATACTCCAGGGTAATTGTAATCTTCGAAATCTGAATATTGAAGAGTGCAGTAAGTTTCAAGGATTTCGAGCAGGCAAAGATCAAGAAAATGAGAATGAGGAGGTTACTCTGCTTAGCGCACAACTGCTTAGTGGCTGCTCTCTAGATGAATTGGTTTTGGCCGATTGTCCAGTTCTAAAGTTTCTTCCAGATTTGCAAGGATGGACTTCTCTACGGAAATTAGTCATTCAGAATTGCCCCAGAGTGAAGGAGTACTTAACCTATGATCTTAAAACCCTCTCCTTTCTTAGATTATTGGATGTTGATTTCATTGAAAGAGACGAAGAGCCATTTAATATTTACAATTCAATGGAGTTGGCAATGTCGCAg TTTCTTAGGCAGCGGCGAAAAGACAAATTATCAAGTTAG